A window of the Brassica napus cultivar Da-Ae chromosome C5, Da-Ae, whole genome shotgun sequence genome harbors these coding sequences:
- the LOC106435107 gene encoding protein E6, with product MAFSTGSSLFVCFTTLVLLSTQINARESYFFGKFHRESPKDQNPNNVLPLETSEKTTVEESFPNKKEQEQDPTFVPESENGYGLYGHENTYNNNKEEFNNNNNKYDEKFNGETFSTPSLSETEESYNNYEENYPKKTESYDNNRYNNEEFNNKYDENFKEEFNNNKYDENVKEEFNNNKYDENVKEESFSENNEDKRGIYNSNAYGTELERETPYKGYSHNLERQGMSDTRFMEKGNYYYDLYNDRNHGHFYRKPHQKSPAGYYSSQETGNNYDQSYNNYNNEEEKSFKDQYNSKWEKNMMNKQPEEFVEEQGDQFKP from the coding sequence ATGGCTTTCTCCACTGGAAGCTCTCTCTTCGTCTGCTTCACAACACTTGTTCTTCTCTCCACTCAAATCAATGCAAGAGAGAGCTACTTCTTTGGCAAATTCCACCGAGAATCCCCCAAAGACCAAAACCCTAACAATGTTCTCCCTCTCGAGACCAGCGAGAAAACCACAGTAGAAGAATCTTTCCCCAACaagaaagaacaagaacaagatcCCACGTTTGTCCCCGAGTCCGAAAACGGCTATGGCTTGTATGGTCACGAGAAcacctacaacaacaacaaagaagagttcaacaacaacaacaacaagtacGATGAAAAATTCAACGGTGAGACTTTCTCAACTCCAAGCCTGAGCGAGACCGAAGAGTCTTACAACAACTACGAGGAGAACTACCCGAAGAAGACGGAGAGCTACGACAACAACCGTTACAACAACGAAGAGTTCAACAACAAGTACGATGAAAACTTCAAGGAAGAGTTCAACAACAACAAGTACGATGAAAACGTCAAGGAAGAGTTCAACAACAACAAGTACGATGAAAACGTTAAGGAAGAGTCATTCTCTGAGAACAATGAAGACAAGAGAGGTATCTACAACTCCAACGCTTACGGAACGGAGCTAGAACGTGAAACGCCGTACAAAGGTTACAGCCATAACTTGGAGAGACAAGGCATGAGTGACACAAGGTTCATGGAGAAAGGTAACTACTACTATGACCTTTACAACGACAGAAACCACGGCCATTTCTACCGGAAGCCTCATCAGAAAAGCCCTGCCGGTTACTATTCTTCTCAGGAGACTGGGAATAACTACGACCAGTCGtacaacaactacaacaacgAGGAGGAGAAGAGCTTCAAGGATCAGTACAATTCCAAGTGGGAGAAGAACATGATGAACAAACAGCCTGAAGAGTTTGTTGAGGAGCAAGGAGACCAGTTCAAGCCTTGA
- the LOC106435105 gene encoding uncharacterized protein LOC106435105, whose translation MIMHLAVLFLAIIVSPLFVFSSQIEQIGSNQNDPDAAKLRISQLEEAVLEETTQKVKERERLIQDAESQILDFHSASSSFESGLPLVQERISELEEEIKLLWAALRTANFELHVLEDKARDAERQVKATAFEVKQMTEVVTEQWIQVQHLEQMKEFNNRRNRVPSRCTLLKLMSDIRWEVKNALSQLRSLWAAVTKYHHQLQGFIKHEMERNQITSALANSEVVFFMASALIAFPVFGAWILLSA comes from the exons ATGATTATGCATTTGGCTGTTCTGTTTCTCGCCATCATCGTTTCACCACTCTTTGTTTTCTCATCTCAAATCGAGCAGATCGGTTCTAACCAGAATGATCCAGACGCAGCTAAGCTCAGAATATCACAACTAG AAGAAGCTGTTCTTGAGGAGACTACGCAGAAGGTGAAAGAGCGTGAGAGGTTGATCCAAGATGCTGAAAGTCAGATCCTTGATTTTCACTCTGCTTCATCCAGTTTCGAG AGCGGTTTACCTTTGGTCCAAGAGAGGATAAGCGAGTTGGAAGAAGAG ATTAAACTCCTATGGGCTGCCTTGAGAACAGCCAACTTTGAGCTTCACGTTTTAGAGGATAAGGCAAGAGATGCTGAACGTCAAGTTAAGGCTACAGCTTTCGAAGTTAAACAG ATGACCGAAGTTGTTACGGAGCAATGGATTCAAGTTCAGCATCTTGAGCAG ATGAAAGAATTCAATAACCGTAGGAATCGCGTTCCTAGCAGATGCACTCTCTTGAAG CTCATGAGTGACATCCGCTGGGAGGTAAAGAATGCCCTGTCTCAGTTAAGAAGCCTCTGGGCAGCTGTTACCAAATACCACCACcag TTGCAAGGCTTCATCAAGCATGAGATGGAAAGAAACCAGATCACATCAGCTCTTGCAAACAGTGAAGTGGTGTTTTTTATG GCATCTGCGTTGATTGCCTTCCCGGTGTTTGGAGCATGGATCTTACTCTCTGCCTAG